The proteins below come from a single Methyloprofundus sedimenti genomic window:
- the fdhF gene encoding formate dehydrogenase subunit alpha — translation MTLNKEIDYGTPASLADKQVTLEVDGHKVTVAEGTSVMRAATEAGVNIPKLCATDSLDPFGSCRMCLVQIEGARGYPASCTTPVYEGMKVCTQNDKLADIRRGIAELYISDHPLDCLTCSANGNCELQDTVGEVGLREVRYGYEGENHLDAAKDTSNPYFSFDPAKCIVCSRCVRACEETQGTFALTIDGRGFDSKISAGQNQSFLESECVSCGACVQACPTATLMENSIIEKGQPEHSVITTCAYCGVGCSFRADMKGEEVIRMVPDKNGHANHGHSCVKGRFAFGYATHKDRITQPMIREHITDPWQEVSWEEAIQFAADKLKGLQAKYGQDSIGGITSSRCTNEETYLMQKLIRAGFGNNNVDTCARVCHSPTGYGLKSTFGESSGTQNFDSVLKADVILVMGANPTDGHPVFGSMMKRRLREGAKLIVIDPRNIDLVKTPHVKADYHLKLRPGTNVAVVTAMAHVIVTEGLADEAFIGERCDTESFAKWQTFVAKAENSPEAVAELTGVNAETLRAAARIYATGGNAAIYYGLGVTEHSQGSTTVIGIANLAMATGNIGREGVGVNPLRGQNNVQGSCDMGSFPHEFVGYRHVSDQETRALFEAAWGVKLQSEPGLRIPNMFSAAIDGSFKGLYIQGEDIAQSDPDINHVHHALRQMECIIIQDLFLNETAKFAHVFLPGSSFLEKNGTFTNAERRISPVRKVMTPFAVKEDWEVTQDLSNALGYPMNYQHPSEIMDEIAQLTPQFAHVSYAKIDAEGSIQWPCNDSAPNGTPTMHADEFVRGKGKFMLTEYIPTEERTSRKYPLILTTGRILSQYNVGAQTRRTENVIWHEEDRLEIHPHDAELRGIADHDWVGIKSRSGETVLRALISERMQPGVVYTTFHFPHSGANVITTDNSDWATNCPEYKVTAVHVAKVSQPSEWQKSYRAFSETQESLLENRISLNEHE, via the coding sequence ATGACCTTAAATAAAGAAATAGATTACGGCACACCGGCTAGCCTTGCTGATAAGCAAGTGACTCTGGAAGTTGATGGCCACAAGGTAACGGTCGCAGAAGGGACTTCGGTGATGCGTGCTGCCACAGAAGCGGGCGTGAATATCCCTAAACTCTGTGCGACAGATAGTCTCGATCCTTTCGGTTCATGCCGCATGTGTCTGGTGCAAATTGAAGGCGCGCGCGGTTATCCAGCCTCTTGTACCACACCTGTTTATGAGGGTATGAAAGTCTGTACGCAAAACGACAAACTGGCGGATATTCGCCGTGGTATTGCAGAATTATATATCTCCGATCATCCATTGGATTGTTTAACCTGTTCGGCAAATGGTAACTGCGAATTGCAAGATACTGTGGGCGAAGTGGGTTTACGTGAAGTGCGTTACGGTTATGAAGGTGAAAATCATCTTGATGCTGCTAAAGATACGAGCAACCCTTATTTTAGTTTCGATCCGGCAAAATGTATCGTTTGTTCACGCTGTGTACGTGCATGCGAAGAAACGCAAGGTACCTTTGCGCTAACAATCGATGGTCGGGGTTTTGATTCCAAAATTTCAGCCGGACAAAACCAGAGTTTTCTTGAATCGGAATGTGTATCTTGCGGTGCCTGTGTGCAAGCCTGTCCGACTGCTACCTTGATGGAAAATTCGATCATTGAAAAAGGTCAACCGGAACACAGTGTTATTACTACCTGCGCTTATTGTGGTGTCGGATGTTCTTTCCGTGCTGATATGAAAGGTGAAGAAGTTATTCGTATGGTGCCGGATAAAAACGGTCATGCTAATCATGGTCATTCCTGTGTTAAAGGTCGCTTTGCTTTTGGTTATGCGACTCATAAAGACCGCATTACACAACCGATGATTCGGGAACACATTACCGATCCGTGGCAGGAAGTGAGCTGGGAAGAAGCAATTCAGTTTGCCGCTGACAAACTCAAAGGCTTGCAAGCAAAATACGGTCAGGATTCTATTGGCGGGATTACTTCATCACGCTGTACCAATGAAGAAACCTATTTGATGCAAAAACTCATCCGCGCAGGTTTTGGTAATAATAATGTCGACACTTGTGCTCGAGTTTGTCATTCTCCGACTGGCTATGGTTTAAAAAGCACCTTTGGTGAATCATCAGGTACACAAAATTTTGATTCGGTACTAAAAGCCGATGTTATTTTAGTCATGGGCGCTAATCCAACGGATGGTCATCCCGTTTTTGGCTCTATGATGAAACGTCGTTTACGTGAAGGCGCTAAGCTGATTGTCATAGATCCGCGTAATATTGATCTGGTTAAAACTCCGCATGTTAAAGCCGATTACCATTTGAAATTACGCCCGGGTACTAATGTCGCTGTCGTCACAGCGATGGCGCATGTTATCGTGACTGAAGGTTTAGCCGATGAGGCGTTTATTGGCGAGCGTTGCGATACAGAATCGTTTGCTAAATGGCAAACTTTTGTTGCCAAAGCTGAAAATTCCCCCGAAGCGGTCGCAGAACTTACTGGGGTTAATGCTGAAACACTTCGCGCAGCTGCACGTATATATGCAACGGGCGGTAATGCAGCTATCTATTATGGTTTAGGCGTTACCGAGCATAGTCAAGGCTCGACCACAGTCATTGGAATTGCAAACTTAGCGATGGCAACCGGTAATATTGGCCGTGAAGGAGTGGGCGTTAATCCATTACGCGGACAAAACAACGTACAGGGTTCTTGTGATATGGGGTCGTTTCCGCATGAGTTTGTTGGTTACCGTCATGTGTCTGATCAGGAAACTCGCGCTTTATTTGAGGCGGCCTGGGGCGTAAAGCTACAGTCTGAGCCTGGATTACGTATCCCTAATATGTTTTCCGCGGCTATTGATGGTAGTTTTAAAGGTTTATATATTCAAGGTGAAGATATTGCTCAATCTGATCCGGATATTAATCATGTGCATCATGCCTTACGCCAAATGGAATGCATTATCATTCAGGATTTATTTTTAAACGAAACGGCTAAATTTGCTCATGTATTTTTGCCGGGATCTTCCTTTTTAGAAAAAAATGGTACCTTTACGAATGCCGAACGACGTATTTCACCCGTCAGAAAAGTGATGACACCGTTTGCAGTTAAAGAAGACTGGGAAGTGACGCAGGATTTATCCAATGCTTTGGGTTATCCTATGAATTACCAGCATCCATCAGAAATTATGGATGAGATTGCACAATTAACACCACAGTTTGCCCATGTTTCTTACGCTAAGATAGACGCTGAAGGTAGCATTCAATGGCCGTGTAATGACAGTGCGCCCAATGGCACGCCGACCATGCACGCTGATGAATTTGTGCGCGGCAAAGGCAAGTTCATGCTGACTGAATATATCCCAACTGAAGAGCGCACTAGCAGAAAATATCCACTGATATTAACCACCGGCCGCATTTTGTCGCAATACAATGTTGGGGCGCAAACGCGACGCACTGAAAATGTTATTTGGCATGAAGAAGATCGCCTAGAGATTCATCCGCATGATGCAGAGCTTCGTGGCATTGCTGACCATGACTGGGTAGGCATCAAAAGTCGTTCTGGTGAAACTGTACTACGCGCTTTAATTAGTGAACGTATGCAACCGGGCGTTGTTTATACCACCTTTCATTTTCCACATTCCGGGGCTAATGTCATTACGACTGATAATTCAGACTGGGCAACCAACTGTCCTGAATACAAAGTGACCGCTGTGCATGTGGCCAAAGTCAGCCAGCCTTCTGAGTGGCAAAAAAGCTATCGTGCTTTTAGTGAAACACAAGAGTCTTTATTGGAAAATCGTATTTCACTTAACGAACACGAGTAG
- the fdhD gene encoding formate dehydrogenase accessory sulfurtransferase FdhD produces MDPVVTELGWASYRQGTVDSWRGESHIRLEDYVAEEVPIALVYNTRPHVVMLATPLNLEDFALGFSLTEEIVLDSAELMSIRVVQRAKGIEVRMRIPPHRFALIENKSRNMTGRTGCGLCGTTTLDQAIRKPHPVGKGFSLDADTMMAALAEMQQQQSLHQLTGAVHAAAWLIPNAGIKMIREDIGRHNALDKLIGTLSRTNCQFNSGCLLVTSRASYEMVQKAATVGITIMAAISAPTALAIKLADECGLTLIGFARNNKHIIYTHPHRIQHYQSMVS; encoded by the coding sequence ATGGATCCTGTGGTGACCGAGTTAGGTTGGGCCAGTTATCGACAAGGTACCGTGGATAGCTGGCGGGGTGAAAGTCATATCCGTCTGGAAGACTATGTCGCAGAAGAAGTGCCTATTGCTCTGGTTTATAACACCAGACCGCATGTCGTTATGTTGGCAACACCGTTAAATCTAGAAGATTTTGCTTTGGGATTTAGTCTGACGGAGGAAATCGTTTTAGACTCAGCTGAACTTATGTCTATACGCGTGGTACAAAGAGCAAAAGGCATAGAAGTGAGAATGCGTATTCCACCACATCGTTTTGCCCTGATTGAAAATAAAAGCCGCAATATGACCGGGCGCACAGGTTGCGGGTTATGTGGGACAACTACCTTAGATCAGGCGATACGCAAACCGCATCCTGTGGGTAAGGGCTTTAGTCTGGATGCTGACACAATGATGGCAGCACTTGCAGAAATGCAACAACAGCAATCTTTGCATCAACTTACAGGTGCGGTTCACGCGGCGGCCTGGTTAATACCTAATGCCGGTATTAAGATGATTCGTGAAGATATTGGTCGTCATAATGCTCTGGACAAGCTGATAGGAACCCTGTCTCGAACAAACTGTCAATTTAACTCGGGCTGTTTGCTGGTGACTAGTCGCGCTAGCTATGAAATGGTACAAAAAGCGGCAACTGTCGGCATTACTATTATGGCGGCAATTTCAGCACCTACTGCGCTGGCGATTAAATTAGCCGATGAGTGTGGTTTAACCTTAATTGGCTTTGCGCGTAACAACAAGCATATTATCTATACGCATCCCCATCGTATTCAACATTATCAAAGTATGGTTTCCTAA
- a CDS encoding formate dehydrogenase subunit delta, with product MDIQNLVKMANNIGFFFKSEPDHTLAVASVEQHLKNFWDPRMRVEIINYAQQGGMELIDIVDEAVHKLAQQK from the coding sequence ATGGATATACAAAATCTAGTCAAAATGGCCAATAATATCGGCTTTTTTTTTAAATCTGAGCCTGACCATACATTAGCAGTCGCAAGTGTTGAACAGCATTTAAAAAATTTCTGGGATCCGCGTATGCGTGTCGAAATTATTAACTATGCACAACAAGGTGGCATGGAATTAATAGATATTGTCGATGAAGCGGTGCACAAATTAGCGCAACAGAAATAG